In Vespa crabro chromosome 7, iyVesCrab1.2, whole genome shotgun sequence, a single window of DNA contains:
- the LOC124425675 gene encoding neither inactivation nor afterpotential protein C isoform X2, with the protein MDEYDYDGRGRSAGAGRRPGKSRDPEEEDDFVIREKNTSDHGTLQRLDSMQDPEKRYALKEVIGSGVCGDVYEAIDQQAGNKKVAIKIQKLTPETQALIVEEYRVLRDFAGHPNLPDFYGIYRRRSGKKTEYDKIWLVMELCEGGSVMDLVRGLIASNKKMREKHIAYILKEVIKALIHLHENNVIHRDVRGSNVLLTKEGEVRLIDFGLSRMIKGELGRRNSCIGSPNWMAPEVVTSKTGGSDSGYGSRVDVWAIGIMAIELADGRPPFQDMHPTRALFQIVRNPPPTLYRQSNWSQNFNDFISECLEKNPDNRPFMAEIIEHPFLAELPENDYLLTQEIKALAMDVLEKGKAGRQPEAIVRKNLLKTHQTNPPEAMFTEDLAALEVLTEDAILDELQERLQQGHFHTFVGDILLILNPNEDYDIYGAQDHTKYQCKSRSDNAPHIYSIADSAYQDVLHNEEPQHILFAGESNSGKTTNMLHAIEHLMFLGKSLQDTGARLMKALKVIHVFSNAATPLNPNSTRCVLQTQTTYGSSGKASGAIFWLYQLEKWRVSTRDKNQSNFHIFYYFYDGLDAAGKLRQYNLPSGRRMRYLRIGEKGNERKRSFKVRNDPDGNVTRFGVMKENLKIMEMEEYFDTMWKILAAILLLGEIRFVEDSNGEAEMDSNETANKVAELLGLDQKKFSWALINYCLIRKGAAIRKKHTCEEAREARDVLANTIYQRFVDWLINMMNLKFTVTRTLFGDKYSISVLDLFGFECFAVNRIEQLFVNTTNEQMQCHYNQRIFAWEMQEQEEEDIKVQKFHFYDNKDAIDRLMEKDNGLFRIIDDASRQLQDVQYIFEKIKQEIQGTHIKQISSHEFTIAHYTGKLVYDASEISEKNRDFVPPEMIETLRHSSFDVVKDMFTNKLTKAGNLTIVVDKQKTEEEKKMPKSKWGAIIQENIKLRKYNTASKGQYSQTRKMRTCAATFRSTSLEILKSLLVGGGNGGIHFVRCIRADLEGIPQGFYRDVVRQQIRALAVLDTAKARQRGYPYRITFQEFLRRYKFLAFDFDENVEITKDNCRLLLVRLKMEGWIIGKTKVFLKYYNEEYLSRLYETQVKKIVKVQCMMRAFLARKNIASKVINLKKQVVKKVSIRKKEPSMDMTQEEAALMIQKAYRGHIVRKEMTPLLKGDMEQETKDFIKFYSSKWRSKSIFQVLLRYRAARYQDLVQFSQQVHLFNQAIAGTLEATNERVPLDKIDPGIKASTYLGQMKPPQVHKLPFDIYHDMPYFDTSYMNNPTGKKKSAGDPNVPVRCPPEDSNRAKAGNVESQLPAIDHSPARSSNAHNPHSNNYENTGSIRSKKNAPPPPIPPFGQVSPVPPSRSYDVPNSEARARNNFDSGNDWEFDDKVNRNTSAVASNRVNPIHELQMLGRKHSNDDGEDQPPFNFQAMLRKTPHQRASMKRTSVYDSYAPSPSPYGHPISREEHYESNVVYRSGGSRRDSSEWSPNEMIRMSEKYGREGAWSAGGDRNDAGDVSESVTTELAPGIVVEGYVSEL; encoded by the exons CTCTGCGAAGGCGGATCCGTAATGGACTTGGTGAGAGGTCTCATCGCTTCGAACAAAAAGATGCGCGAGAAACACATAGCTTATATACTTAAGGAGGTAATCAAG GCGTTGATACATCTACACGAAAACAACGTCATTCACCGAGACGTTCGCGGCAGCAATGTACTTTTGACGAAGGAGGGCGAAGTCAGACTGATAGATTTCGGTCTTTCGAGGATGATAAAGGGCGAGCTTGGTAGGAGAAACAGTTGTATAGGCTCGCCGAATTGGATGGCGCCTGAAGTAGTGACCAGTAAGACTGGTGGCTCTGATAGCGGATACGGAAGTCGCGTGGACGTCTGGGCGATCGGCATAATGGCGATAGAATTAGCAGACGGCAGACCACCCTTTCAAGATATGCATCCTACTCGCGCACTCTTTCAAATCGTAAGAAATCCACCGCCGACCCTCTACAGACAGTCCAATTGGTCGCAAAATTTTAACGACTTTATTTCGGA ATGTCTAGAAAAAAATCCTGACAACAGACCGTTCATGGCCGAAATCATTGAACATCCTTTCCTAGCAGAATTACCGGAAAACGATTATTTG CTGACCCAAGAAATTAAAGCATTGGCTATGGACGTTTTGGAGAAGGGCAAAGCGGGTAGGCAGCCGGAAGCGATCGttcgaaaaaatttgttaaag ACTCATCAAACCAATCCGCCGGAAGCGATGTTCACCGAGGATCTTGCAGCCCTCGAAGTTTTGACGGAGGACGCGATCTTGGACGAGTTGCAGGAGAGACTACAGCAGGGCCACTTTCATACGTTCGTCGGGGACATTCTTCTCATACTAAATCCCAACGAGGATTACGATATTTACGGAGCTCAG GATCATACGAAGTATCAATGCAAATCACGTTCCGACAATGCACCTCACATTTACTCCATCGCAGATAGCGCTTATCAAGACGTCCTTCACAACGAGGAACCTCAACACATTTTGTTCGCCGGCGAGAGTAATTCGGGCAAAACGACCAACATGTTGCATGCCATCGAACATCTCATGTTCCTCGGAAAG AGCTTGCAAGACACCGGAGCTAGATTGATGAAAGCTTTGAAGGTGATTCATGTATTTAGCAACGCCGCGACACCTCTCAATCCAAACTCGACGAGATGCGTGCTACAGACACAAACGACGTACGGTTCCTCCGGGAAAGCATCCGGAGCGATATTTTGGCTCTATCAATTGGAAAAGTGGCGCGTTTCGACGCGCGACAA GAATCAAtcgaattttcatatattttattacttttacgaTGGCCTCGACGCGGCTGGAAAATTAAGACAATACAATCTTCCAAGCGGAAGGAGAATGCGATATCTTCGAATCGGCGAAAAGGGAAACGAACGAAAGCGATCGTTTAAAGTAAGAAACGATCCCGATGGAAACGTAACTAGATTCGGAGTTATGAAAGAGAATCTAAAAATCATGGAGATGGAGGAATACTTTGACACGATGTGGAAGATATTAGCGGCCATCTTGTTACTCGGAGAAATTAGATTCGTCGAAGATAGTAACGGTGAGGCCGAAATGGATAGCAATGAAACGGCAAACAAAG TCGCGGAATTGCTCGGTCTGGATCAAAAAAAGTTTTCTTGGGCTTTGATCAACTATTGCCTAATTAGAAAAGGAGCGGCCATTCGCAAAAAGCATACGTGCGAGGAGGCAAGAGAGGCAAGGGACGTCTTGGCGAATACGATTTATCAACGATTCGTCGATTGGCTCATTAACATGATGAACCTCAAATTCACGGTGACTCGTACTCTTTT CGGTGACAAGTACTCCATAAGCGTGCTCGATCTCTTTGGTTTCGAGTGTTTCGCGGTGAATCGCATCGAACAATTGTTCGTGAATACCACCAACGAACAGATGCAATGCCATTACAATCAACGAATATTCGCATGGGAAATG CAAGagcaagaagaagaggataTAAAGGTACAAAAATTCCATTTCTACGACAACAAGGACGCGATCGATCGGCTGATGGAAAAGGACAATGGATTGTTTCGCATTATAGACGACGCATCGAGACAACTCCAGGACgttcaatatattttcgaaaagataaaacaagaaatacaagggacacatataaaacaaataagcTCGCACGAATTTACCATAGCCCATTACACCGGGAAACTCGTTTACGACGCGAGCGAGATCTCCGAGAAAAATCGCGACTTTGTTCCGCCGGAGATGATCGAAACACTGAGACATTCCTCTTTCGATGTCGTCAAAGATATGTTCACGAACAAGCTAACGAAAGCTGGTAATCTTACGATAGTGGTGGATAAACAGAAAacagaggaggagaagaaaatgCCGAAAAGTAAATGGGGAGCTATCATACAAGAGAATATAAAACTTagg AAATACAACACTGCTTCGAAGGGACAATATTCGCAAACTCGCAAGATGAGAACCTGCGCGGCGACATTTCGATCCACCAGTCTCGAAATTTTGAAGAGCCTCCTGGTGGGCGGTGGAAACGGTGGTATACACTTCGTCAGATGCATTCGTGCCGATCTCGAGGGTATACCACAAGGTTTTTATCGCGACGTAGTCAGGCAACAAATCAGAGCATTGGCCGTATTAGACACCGCCAAGGCTAGACAACGAGGCTACCCATACAGAATAACCTTTCAGGAATTCCTTCGAAG ATACAAATTTTTGGCCTTTGACTTTGACGAGAACGTAGAGATAACTAAGGACAATTGTCGACTGCTTTTAGTAAGATTAAAAATGGAAGGATGGATCATCGGGAAAACTAAAGTATTTCTAAAGTATTACAACGAGGAATATTTATCGCGATTGTACGAGACCCAAGTGAAGAAAATCGTCAAGGTACAATGCATGATGAGAGCGTTCTTGGCGCGCAAGAACATTGCGAGCAAAGTCATCAACCTGAAGAAACAAGTTG TGAAGAAAGTGTCGATAAGGAAGAAGGAGCCGTCGATGGATATGACGCAAGAGGAAGCAGCGCTGATGATACAGAAAG CATACAGGGGCCACATAGTGAGGAAGGAAATGACTCCGTTGCTGAAGGGGGATATGGAACAGGAGACGAAGGACTTCATCAAATTCTACAGCAGCAAATGGAGGTCGAAGAGCATATTCCAAGTCCTCCTACGTTACCGTGCAGCCCGCTATCAAGACCTCGTGCAATTTTCGCAACAA GTACACCTGTTCAATCAAGCGATAGCGGGGACGCTGGAAGCGACGAATGAACGAGTACCCTTAGATAAAATCGACCCTGGCATTAAAGCATCCACATACTTAGGCCAGATGAAACCACCCCAAGTTCACAAGCTACCCTTCGACATTTATCACGATATGCCATACTTCGATACGAGTTATATGAACAATCCCacggggaaaaagaagagcgCAGG GGACCCGAATGTCCCGGTCCGATGTCCACCGGAAGATTCGAACCGGGCCAAAGCCGGCAATGTCGAATCCCAGCTACCCGCGATCGACCATAGTCCCGCACGATCTTCTAACGCTCATAATCCTCACTCA aataattacgaGAATACTGGGTCAATACGCTCTAAGAAGAATGCACCGCCTCCTCCTATTCCACCGTTCGGCCAAGTGTCACCAGTCCCGCCGAGTCGCAGCTACGACGTTCCCAACTCGGAGGCTCGAGCTAGAAATAATTTCGACAGCGGAAACGATTGGGAATTCGATGACAAAGTTAATCGGAATACCAGCGCCGTCGCAAGCAATCG TGTGAATCCGATACATGAGCTGCAAATGCTGGGTCGTAAGCACAGCAACGACGACGGCGAGGATCAACCACCATTCAATTTTCAg GCGATGCTAAGGAAAACTCCGCATCAACGTGCCTCGATGAAACGTACCAGCGTTTATGATAGTTACGCTCCTTCGCCCTCTCCATACGGGCATCCGATCAGTCGCGAGGAACACTACGAATCCAACGTCGTTTACAGAAGCGGCGGAAGCCGGAGAGACTCCTCCGAATGGAGTCCCAACGAAATGATAAGAATGTCGGAGAAGTACGGTAGAGAAGGTGCCTGGTCTGCTGGTGGAGATCGCAACGATGCCGGCGACGTCTCCGAGAGCGTTACTACCGAACTAGCTCCTGGAATCGTCGTCGAAGGCTACGTTTCCGAACTCTAA
- the LOC124425675 gene encoding neither inactivation nor afterpotential protein C isoform X1, with protein sequence MDEYDYDGRGRSAGAGRRPGKSRDPEEEDDFVIREKNTSDHGTLQRLDSMQDPEKRYALKEVIGSGVCGDVYEAIDQQAGNKKVAIKIQKLTPETQALIVEEYRVLRDFAGHPNLPDFYGIYRRRSGKKTEYDKIWLVMELCEGGSVMDLVRGLIASNKKMREKHIAYILKEVIKALIHLHENNVIHRDVRGSNVLLTKEGEVRLIDFGLSRMIKGELGRRNSCIGSPNWMAPEVVTSKTGGSDSGYGSRVDVWAIGIMAIELADGRPPFQDMHPTRALFQIVRNPPPTLYRQSNWSQNFNDFISECLEKNPDNRPFMAEIIEHPFLAELPENDYLLTQEIKALAMDVLEKGKAGRQPEAIVRKNLLKTHQTNPPEAMFTEDLAALEVLTEDAILDELQERLQQGHFHTFVGDILLILNPNEDYDIYGAQDHTKYQCKSRSDNAPHIYSIADSAYQDVLHNEEPQHILFAGESNSGKTTNMLHAIEHLMFLGKSLQDTGARLMKALKVIHVFSNAATPLNPNSTRCVLQTQTTYGSSGKASGAIFWLYQLEKWRVSTRDKNQSNFHIFYYFYDGLDAAGKLRQYNLPSGRRMRYLRIGEKGNERKRSFKVRNDPDGNVTRFGVMKENLKIMEMEEYFDTMWKILAAILLLGEIRFVEDSNGEAEMDSNETANKVAELLGLDQKKFSWALINYCLIRKGAAIRKKHTCEEAREARDVLANTIYQRFVDWLINMMNLKFTVTRTLFGDKYSISVLDLFGFECFAVNRIEQLFVNTTNEQMQCHYNQRIFAWEMQEQEEEDIKVQKFHFYDNKDAIDRLMEKDNGLFRIIDDASRQLQDVQYIFEKIKQEIQGTHIKQISSHEFTIAHYTGKLVYDASEISEKNRDFVPPEMIETLRHSSFDVVKDMFTNKLTKAGNLTIVVDKQKTEEEKKMPKSKWGAIIQENIKLRKYNTASKGQYSQTRKMRTCAATFRSTSLEILKSLLVGGGNGGIHFVRCIRADLEGIPQGFYRDVVRQQIRALAVLDTAKARQRGYPYRITFQEFLRRYKFLAFDFDENVEITKDNCRLLLVRLKMEGWIIGKTKVFLKYYNEEYLSRLYETQVKKIVKVQCMMRAFLARKNIASKVINLKKQVVKKVSIRKKEPSMDMTQEEAALMIQKAYRGHIVRKEMTPLLKGDMEQETKDFIKFYSSKWRSKSIFQVLLRYRAARYQDLVQFSQQVHLFNQAIAGTLEATNERVPLDKIDPGIKASTYLGQMKPPQVHKLPFDIYHDMPYFDTSYMNNPTGKKKSAGSMSTSVSDDEHEPWDAPLRRQTVPWPNSNVRTRDVEVQTTNSPHHVAQQDPSGSEGQSLINTPFSRDPNVPVRCPPEDSNRAKAGNVESQLPAIDHSPARSSNAHNPHSNNYENTGSIRSKKNAPPPPIPPFGQVSPVPPSRSYDVPNSEARARNNFDSGNDWEFDDKVNRNTSAVASNRVNPIHELQMLGRKHSNDDGEDQPPFNFQAMLRKTPHQRASMKRTSVYDSYAPSPSPYGHPISREEHYESNVVYRSGGSRRDSSEWSPNEMIRMSEKYGREGAWSAGGDRNDAGDVSESVTTELAPGIVVEGYVSEL encoded by the exons CTCTGCGAAGGCGGATCCGTAATGGACTTGGTGAGAGGTCTCATCGCTTCGAACAAAAAGATGCGCGAGAAACACATAGCTTATATACTTAAGGAGGTAATCAAG GCGTTGATACATCTACACGAAAACAACGTCATTCACCGAGACGTTCGCGGCAGCAATGTACTTTTGACGAAGGAGGGCGAAGTCAGACTGATAGATTTCGGTCTTTCGAGGATGATAAAGGGCGAGCTTGGTAGGAGAAACAGTTGTATAGGCTCGCCGAATTGGATGGCGCCTGAAGTAGTGACCAGTAAGACTGGTGGCTCTGATAGCGGATACGGAAGTCGCGTGGACGTCTGGGCGATCGGCATAATGGCGATAGAATTAGCAGACGGCAGACCACCCTTTCAAGATATGCATCCTACTCGCGCACTCTTTCAAATCGTAAGAAATCCACCGCCGACCCTCTACAGACAGTCCAATTGGTCGCAAAATTTTAACGACTTTATTTCGGA ATGTCTAGAAAAAAATCCTGACAACAGACCGTTCATGGCCGAAATCATTGAACATCCTTTCCTAGCAGAATTACCGGAAAACGATTATTTG CTGACCCAAGAAATTAAAGCATTGGCTATGGACGTTTTGGAGAAGGGCAAAGCGGGTAGGCAGCCGGAAGCGATCGttcgaaaaaatttgttaaag ACTCATCAAACCAATCCGCCGGAAGCGATGTTCACCGAGGATCTTGCAGCCCTCGAAGTTTTGACGGAGGACGCGATCTTGGACGAGTTGCAGGAGAGACTACAGCAGGGCCACTTTCATACGTTCGTCGGGGACATTCTTCTCATACTAAATCCCAACGAGGATTACGATATTTACGGAGCTCAG GATCATACGAAGTATCAATGCAAATCACGTTCCGACAATGCACCTCACATTTACTCCATCGCAGATAGCGCTTATCAAGACGTCCTTCACAACGAGGAACCTCAACACATTTTGTTCGCCGGCGAGAGTAATTCGGGCAAAACGACCAACATGTTGCATGCCATCGAACATCTCATGTTCCTCGGAAAG AGCTTGCAAGACACCGGAGCTAGATTGATGAAAGCTTTGAAGGTGATTCATGTATTTAGCAACGCCGCGACACCTCTCAATCCAAACTCGACGAGATGCGTGCTACAGACACAAACGACGTACGGTTCCTCCGGGAAAGCATCCGGAGCGATATTTTGGCTCTATCAATTGGAAAAGTGGCGCGTTTCGACGCGCGACAA GAATCAAtcgaattttcatatattttattacttttacgaTGGCCTCGACGCGGCTGGAAAATTAAGACAATACAATCTTCCAAGCGGAAGGAGAATGCGATATCTTCGAATCGGCGAAAAGGGAAACGAACGAAAGCGATCGTTTAAAGTAAGAAACGATCCCGATGGAAACGTAACTAGATTCGGAGTTATGAAAGAGAATCTAAAAATCATGGAGATGGAGGAATACTTTGACACGATGTGGAAGATATTAGCGGCCATCTTGTTACTCGGAGAAATTAGATTCGTCGAAGATAGTAACGGTGAGGCCGAAATGGATAGCAATGAAACGGCAAACAAAG TCGCGGAATTGCTCGGTCTGGATCAAAAAAAGTTTTCTTGGGCTTTGATCAACTATTGCCTAATTAGAAAAGGAGCGGCCATTCGCAAAAAGCATACGTGCGAGGAGGCAAGAGAGGCAAGGGACGTCTTGGCGAATACGATTTATCAACGATTCGTCGATTGGCTCATTAACATGATGAACCTCAAATTCACGGTGACTCGTACTCTTTT CGGTGACAAGTACTCCATAAGCGTGCTCGATCTCTTTGGTTTCGAGTGTTTCGCGGTGAATCGCATCGAACAATTGTTCGTGAATACCACCAACGAACAGATGCAATGCCATTACAATCAACGAATATTCGCATGGGAAATG CAAGagcaagaagaagaggataTAAAGGTACAAAAATTCCATTTCTACGACAACAAGGACGCGATCGATCGGCTGATGGAAAAGGACAATGGATTGTTTCGCATTATAGACGACGCATCGAGACAACTCCAGGACgttcaatatattttcgaaaagataaaacaagaaatacaagggacacatataaaacaaataagcTCGCACGAATTTACCATAGCCCATTACACCGGGAAACTCGTTTACGACGCGAGCGAGATCTCCGAGAAAAATCGCGACTTTGTTCCGCCGGAGATGATCGAAACACTGAGACATTCCTCTTTCGATGTCGTCAAAGATATGTTCACGAACAAGCTAACGAAAGCTGGTAATCTTACGATAGTGGTGGATAAACAGAAAacagaggaggagaagaaaatgCCGAAAAGTAAATGGGGAGCTATCATACAAGAGAATATAAAACTTagg AAATACAACACTGCTTCGAAGGGACAATATTCGCAAACTCGCAAGATGAGAACCTGCGCGGCGACATTTCGATCCACCAGTCTCGAAATTTTGAAGAGCCTCCTGGTGGGCGGTGGAAACGGTGGTATACACTTCGTCAGATGCATTCGTGCCGATCTCGAGGGTATACCACAAGGTTTTTATCGCGACGTAGTCAGGCAACAAATCAGAGCATTGGCCGTATTAGACACCGCCAAGGCTAGACAACGAGGCTACCCATACAGAATAACCTTTCAGGAATTCCTTCGAAG ATACAAATTTTTGGCCTTTGACTTTGACGAGAACGTAGAGATAACTAAGGACAATTGTCGACTGCTTTTAGTAAGATTAAAAATGGAAGGATGGATCATCGGGAAAACTAAAGTATTTCTAAAGTATTACAACGAGGAATATTTATCGCGATTGTACGAGACCCAAGTGAAGAAAATCGTCAAGGTACAATGCATGATGAGAGCGTTCTTGGCGCGCAAGAACATTGCGAGCAAAGTCATCAACCTGAAGAAACAAGTTG TGAAGAAAGTGTCGATAAGGAAGAAGGAGCCGTCGATGGATATGACGCAAGAGGAAGCAGCGCTGATGATACAGAAAG CATACAGGGGCCACATAGTGAGGAAGGAAATGACTCCGTTGCTGAAGGGGGATATGGAACAGGAGACGAAGGACTTCATCAAATTCTACAGCAGCAAATGGAGGTCGAAGAGCATATTCCAAGTCCTCCTACGTTACCGTGCAGCCCGCTATCAAGACCTCGTGCAATTTTCGCAACAA GTACACCTGTTCAATCAAGCGATAGCGGGGACGCTGGAAGCGACGAATGAACGAGTACCCTTAGATAAAATCGACCCTGGCATTAAAGCATCCACATACTTAGGCCAGATGAAACCACCCCAAGTTCACAAGCTACCCTTCGACATTTATCACGATATGCCATACTTCGATACGAGTTATATGAACAATCCCacggggaaaaagaagagcgCAGG ATCCATGTCGACCTCGGTGTCTGACGACGAGCACGAGCCCTGGGACGCGCCATTAAGGAGACAAACGGTGCCTTGGCCCAACAGCAACGTTCGTACCAGAG ACGTCGAGGTTCAAACGACGAACTCGCCACATCACGTGGCGCAACAAGACCCGTCGGGCAGCGAGGGACAGAGTTTGATCAACACTCCGTTTTCCAGGGACCCGAATGTCCCGGTCCGATGTCCACCGGAAGATTCGAACCGGGCCAAAGCCGGCAATGTCGAATCCCAGCTACCCGCGATCGACCATAGTCCCGCACGATCTTCTAACGCTCATAATCCTCACTCA aataattacgaGAATACTGGGTCAATACGCTCTAAGAAGAATGCACCGCCTCCTCCTATTCCACCGTTCGGCCAAGTGTCACCAGTCCCGCCGAGTCGCAGCTACGACGTTCCCAACTCGGAGGCTCGAGCTAGAAATAATTTCGACAGCGGAAACGATTGGGAATTCGATGACAAAGTTAATCGGAATACCAGCGCCGTCGCAAGCAATCG TGTGAATCCGATACATGAGCTGCAAATGCTGGGTCGTAAGCACAGCAACGACGACGGCGAGGATCAACCACCATTCAATTTTCAg GCGATGCTAAGGAAAACTCCGCATCAACGTGCCTCGATGAAACGTACCAGCGTTTATGATAGTTACGCTCCTTCGCCCTCTCCATACGGGCATCCGATCAGTCGCGAGGAACACTACGAATCCAACGTCGTTTACAGAAGCGGCGGAAGCCGGAGAGACTCCTCCGAATGGAGTCCCAACGAAATGATAAGAATGTCGGAGAAGTACGGTAGAGAAGGTGCCTGGTCTGCTGGTGGAGATCGCAACGATGCCGGCGACGTCTCCGAGAGCGTTACTACCGAACTAGCTCCTGGAATCGTCGTCGAAGGCTACGTTTCCGAACTCTAA